GCCGCGTGCAGGCGGGACCAGTCCATGAGCACAAACCGCACGGGAACGCCCATGGCCTCGCCAACGGCCCTGGACAGATCGACATTGAAGCCGGCCGGCTGGCCGTTGTCGTCGAGATATTCGTAGGGGGGGTAGTTCTTGTCGCCGCCGATAACAAGTGCGCGGCGTCCCGTCGCTGATTCCTGAGGCTGGGCAATGGTGACGAAGCCGGGGCAAAACATCAACGCCAGCAACGCCAAACAAGCTGTAATGCTTTGGTATTTTTTATCAAACCGAAGGTGTTGTTCCCAATCTGACTGCTGCACCGAGCTTTCATAGGTATTGCGCCGCCAAACGTCAACGGTCCCAGGCGCGTGGGAAAAGCCGCTTGAGCCGACACCTCAAAGCCAAAGGGCTCTTCTCGAAACATGAAAGAATCGATGCATTTTCGAATGCTGAACTTCCGATGGAGCAATGAGGGACGGCAGGTCGCTCCTGCCTGGGGCGTGAGGACTTCTCTGGCGCCTGCTCATGCCAAGGACTGCGCCGGCGACGTGGCCGGGCACTCGTCTTTGATTGGCTGGGCGACCTCCGGGTCGTTTTCGGACCTGGCCCATGGGCTTTCGGGGGCGGATGTTCGACTGGCCTTGCAGGAAAGTGCGCAGCCAACGGAGTGGGCGTGCTTTCCCCCTTGGCGGGCGGCCTGGATGCGGGGGCAGGCCGCCGACAGGAGCGGCCGGGGGAGCCCGGCCGGAGGTCAGGCTTTTTTCAGGAAGCAGGTCTTGAGCACCAACCCCTTGACCTTGTCGGCATTGCACTCGATGTGGGCCGGATCGTCGGTGAGGCGGATGTTCTTGACGAGGGTCCCGCGTTTGAGGGTCACGGAAGAGCCCTTGACCTTCAAATCCTTGGTGAGCGTCACGTTGTCGCCATTGGCAAGGATGGCGCCGTTGCTGTCCTTTACGATCACGTCGTCCATGCGCTGCGTCCTTTGGTTGGTGTTGCCGGGCGAAACTCGCCCGCAAAGCCGTGACTCGTACAGGCTCGCCTGTTTGGGATCAAGCGGTTTTCGCCTGTGCGCAGAGCAGGGCGAGGGCCGGCCGGGGAGCGGGACACAGCGTCCGCTCCCGGGGCAGGGTCAGCCTGTTATGGTCCGGAAGCACAGGGTCAGCCCGATCAGGACGGCAAGGATCGCCAACGTCCCGACAGTGTTGCGTGTCCGTTTCGATTCCTCCTGGGCTGCCATCCACGAGGCGCTCAGGACGTTGAGCACGGGCATCACGGCCCACTGCAGGATGGAGACGCTCAGCGCATTGCCGATCAACATGGATACGGCCAACCCCAGAGGCTGGAGGAACGGGCCGGGGAACAGCGTGAGCAGCATGACCGTGGGGTAAAGTCCGAGCAGCACCACCAGGACCATTTTCCAGGCCGGCGGCGCGCCCGCCCCCTGGTCGTGCATACAGCCCGAAAACCAGGCCCCGAAGCCGCCCGGGGCCACCTGCAGGTTGAAAGCGCCGATCTCCTCCCGGAAGCGATCGACCCACTGCTGGCGGACCGGCGAAGTCAGCCAGTGTTGCAGGGAGGCCTCTTCATCGAAGTTGACAAGGACGACCCAGTCCCCTGCCGTGCCCCCGGCCGGGGGAAAAAGCTCGGTGCCTCTGTAGCCTGCAAATGATTCTACGGCCTTGGTCACGCCGTGTTGCCAGTCCAGGAAGGCGGTGAGTCTGGCCCCGGGCACCTTGTGCACGAT
Above is a window of Desulfovibrio sp. TomC DNA encoding:
- a CDS encoding alkylphosphonate utilization protein, giving the protein MDDVIVKDSNGAILANGDNVTLTKDLKVKGSSVTLKRGTLVKNIRLTDDPAHIECNADKVKGLVLKTCFLKKA